From Solwaraspora sp. WMMD1047, the proteins below share one genomic window:
- a CDS encoding AraC family transcriptional regulator, producing MKEVVEHVIQTMRQNLGEQLTVDDMARAAMFSKFHFSRVFHRVTGVSPGRFLSAMRLNEAKRLLMETPLTVADISHRVGYTSVGTFTSRFTASVGMSPTTFRRLRGFSALTQVENEWMAGTCTAGIRCDIRAPRHEDLGPVFVGVFPDRIPEGRPISCNILDRAGSCELENVPNGIWYVLAVASPRSDALSCWPPMNGAAPLVGMGGPVSIDPVTSLTHVDITLVEMQTIDPPILLALIDIQSALAAAASGRVGLLGGVGR from the coding sequence ATGAAAGAGGTCGTCGAACACGTCATTCAAACTATGCGGCAGAACCTTGGCGAGCAACTCACCGTGGACGACATGGCTCGGGCCGCCATGTTCAGCAAGTTCCATTTCTCCCGCGTCTTCCACCGGGTCACCGGAGTGTCACCCGGACGATTCCTGTCGGCCATGCGGCTGAACGAGGCCAAGCGACTCCTCATGGAGACGCCGCTGACCGTCGCGGACATCAGCCACCGCGTGGGCTACACCAGCGTAGGCACCTTCACCAGCCGATTCACCGCGAGCGTGGGCATGTCACCCACCACCTTCCGCCGGCTGCGGGGCTTCAGCGCCCTGACCCAGGTGGAGAACGAATGGATGGCCGGCACCTGCACCGCCGGCATTCGATGCGACATTCGGGCCCCGCGCCACGAGGATCTCGGCCCGGTTTTCGTCGGCGTCTTCCCGGACCGCATCCCCGAAGGTCGGCCGATCAGTTGCAACATCCTCGACCGGGCCGGCTCCTGCGAGCTGGAGAACGTGCCAAATGGCATCTGGTACGTCCTGGCGGTCGCCTCACCCCGATCCGACGCACTCTCCTGCTGGCCGCCGATGAACGGTGCCGCACCATTGGTCGGAATGGGTGGTCCGGTTTCCATTGACCCGGTCACCAGCCTGACCCACGTCGACATCACACTGGTGGAGATGCAGACTATCGACCCGCCCATTCTGCTGGCCTTGATCGACATCCAGTCGGCGCTTGCCGCGGCGGCGAGCGGTCGAGTCGGATTGCTGGGCGGGGTCGGCCGATGA
- a CDS encoding low temperature requirement protein A translates to MTINARLRLLREPGSPRRATFLELFFDLVFIVGLALVSHSLVDNFGVAGAAQALLMLMAFWWVWSVTALVTDFYDTRRPLIQVLTIWTMFGTLLMAAAVPAAFGERGAVFAAAYVAIHLGRGAILVPALRGRQERNRAVRYVTWFAISAVPWLIGGFVGGTGRLAWWGAALLLDYAISAIGYPLPRAGPVPASQYRVTAEHLAERYQQFFILALGDIILVAGVTFGSSDFTAWQAVAFVVAFSSAALLWRSYVHQAGELLSAAIESTGDRARFARLAPYTHLLMVAGVVAVAAAAKITIGQPVGDNRAGWVAVIFAGPVLFLIGRSRFEYEVFGRTSRPMLVAVLVLVLVAPVTVLLPPVLAAAVANLVLLGMIYYDIATGHRHPLAPGARAD, encoded by the coding sequence ATGACGATCAACGCACGGCTCAGGTTGCTGCGCGAGCCGGGCAGTCCTCGGCGGGCCACCTTCCTGGAACTCTTCTTCGACCTCGTCTTCATCGTCGGGCTCGCCCTCGTCTCCCACAGCCTGGTCGACAACTTCGGCGTGGCCGGCGCCGCCCAGGCGTTGCTGATGCTGATGGCGTTCTGGTGGGTCTGGTCCGTCACGGCGCTGGTGACCGACTTCTACGACACCCGGCGACCCCTGATCCAGGTACTCACCATCTGGACCATGTTCGGCACCCTGCTGATGGCGGCCGCCGTGCCGGCCGCGTTCGGGGAGCGCGGTGCGGTGTTCGCGGCCGCGTACGTCGCCATCCACCTCGGCCGGGGAGCCATCCTGGTGCCCGCGCTGCGGGGCCGGCAGGAGCGCAACCGCGCGGTGCGGTACGTCACCTGGTTCGCCATCTCGGCCGTGCCGTGGCTGATCGGAGGGTTCGTCGGCGGCACCGGCCGGCTCGCCTGGTGGGGCGCCGCCCTGCTCCTCGACTACGCCATCTCGGCGATCGGCTACCCGCTGCCCCGGGCCGGGCCGGTGCCCGCCTCGCAGTACCGGGTGACGGCCGAGCACCTCGCCGAGCGCTACCAGCAGTTCTTCATCCTGGCCCTGGGCGACATCATCCTGGTCGCCGGCGTCACCTTCGGCTCGAGCGACTTCACGGCCTGGCAGGCCGTGGCCTTCGTGGTCGCCTTCAGCAGCGCCGCGCTGCTGTGGCGCAGCTACGTCCACCAGGCCGGCGAACTGCTCTCGGCCGCGATCGAGTCGACCGGCGACCGGGCCCGGTTCGCCCGGCTGGCGCCGTACACGCACCTGCTGATGGTCGCCGGGGTGGTCGCGGTGGCGGCCGCCGCGAAGATCACGATCGGACAGCCGGTCGGCGACAACCGGGCCGGCTGGGTCGCCGTGATCTTCGCCGGCCCGGTGCTGTTCCTGATCGGCCGGTCCCGGTTCGAGTACGAGGTGTTCGGCAGAACGTCCCGCCCGATGCTGGTGGCGGTGCTCGTCCTGGTGCTGGTGGCGCCGGTGACGGTGCTGCTCCCGCCGGTCCTGGCCGCCGCGGTGGCGAACCTGGTCCTGCTCGGGATGATCTACTACGACATCGCGACCGGCCACCGGCACCCGTTGGCCCCCGGTGCGCGGGCGGACTGA
- a CDS encoding disulfide bond formation protein DsbA, translating into MIADFWFDPSCPYTWVTSRWMRQVERVRPVTVRWHVMSLSVLNEGRPDDPEGDSEGYLWGPVRVFAAAEARFGPAALGRLYTAYGERVLVPGDWTGLPAALADAGLPAQLAEAAGSTDYDDRVRASHERGIALVGRHVGTPVIAASVGGRRVAFFGPVISRVPAGEPAGRLWDGVLLVAAVPGFHELRGRPHEEPDLAG; encoded by the coding sequence ATGATCGCGGACTTCTGGTTCGACCCGAGTTGCCCGTACACCTGGGTGACCTCCCGCTGGATGCGGCAGGTCGAGCGGGTCCGGCCGGTGACGGTGCGCTGGCACGTGATGAGCCTGTCGGTACTCAACGAGGGCCGCCCCGACGATCCGGAGGGCGACTCCGAGGGTTACCTGTGGGGTCCGGTCCGGGTCTTCGCCGCCGCCGAGGCGCGGTTCGGGCCGGCGGCGCTCGGTCGGCTCTACACCGCGTACGGCGAACGGGTGCTGGTGCCCGGCGACTGGACCGGCCTGCCGGCCGCGCTGGCCGACGCCGGATTACCGGCCCAACTGGCCGAGGCGGCCGGGTCGACCGACTACGACGACCGGGTACGCGCCTCGCACGAGCGCGGCATCGCACTGGTCGGCCGGCACGTCGGCACCCCGGTGATCGCGGCCTCGGTGGGCGGCCGGCGGGTGGCGTTCTTCGGCCCGGTGATCTCCCGCGTTCCCGCGGGTGAGCCGGCCGGGCGACTGTGGGACGGCGTGCTGCTGGTCGCCGCCGTGCCCGGGTTCCACGAGCTGAGGGGCCGACCGCACGAGGAACCCGATCTGGCCGGCTGA
- the bioB gene encoding biotin synthase BioB, with translation MPEILDQARTRVLGTGVGLDADGVLAVLRLPDEDLPAALQLAHEVRMRWCGPEIEVEGIVSLKTGGCPEDCHFCSQSGLFTSPVRSVWLDIPSLVEAAKQTAATGATEFCIVAAVRGPDERLMKQMRDGVAAIRAEVDIQVAASLGMLSQKQVDDLVEMGVHRYNHNLETCRSYFPNVVTTHTFEERWETLRMVRDSGMEVCCGGILGLGESVEQRAEFAGQLAELDPHEVPLNFLNPRPGTPLGDRPVIDAKDALRAIAAFRLAMPKTILRYAGGREITLGDLGTRDGLLGGINAVIVGNYLTTLGRPATEDLALLAELKMPVKALSATI, from the coding sequence ATGCCAGAGATCCTCGACCAGGCCCGGACCCGGGTGCTCGGGACCGGGGTCGGCCTCGACGCCGACGGGGTGCTCGCCGTGCTGCGGCTGCCCGACGAAGACCTGCCGGCCGCCCTGCAGCTCGCGCACGAGGTGCGGATGCGCTGGTGCGGGCCGGAGATCGAGGTGGAGGGCATCGTCTCGCTCAAGACCGGCGGCTGCCCGGAGGACTGCCACTTCTGCTCCCAGTCCGGTCTGTTCACCTCCCCCGTGCGGTCGGTCTGGCTGGACATCCCGTCGCTGGTCGAGGCGGCGAAGCAGACCGCGGCCACCGGGGCGACGGAGTTCTGCATCGTGGCCGCCGTCCGCGGTCCGGACGAGCGACTGATGAAGCAGATGCGCGACGGCGTGGCGGCGATCCGGGCCGAGGTCGACATCCAGGTGGCCGCGTCGCTCGGGATGCTCAGCCAGAAGCAGGTGGACGACCTGGTCGAGATGGGCGTACACCGCTACAACCACAACCTGGAGACCTGCCGCTCCTACTTCCCGAACGTGGTCACCACGCACACCTTCGAGGAGCGCTGGGAGACCCTGCGGATGGTCCGCGACTCCGGCATGGAGGTCTGCTGCGGCGGCATCCTCGGCCTCGGCGAGTCGGTCGAGCAGCGGGCCGAGTTCGCCGGGCAGCTCGCCGAGCTGGACCCGCACGAGGTGCCGCTGAACTTCCTCAACCCGCGCCCCGGCACGCCGCTCGGCGACCGGCCGGTCATCGACGCGAAGGACGCACTGCGGGCCATCGCCGCCTTCCGGCTCGCGATGCCGAAAACCATCCTGCGGTACGCGGGCGGCCGGGAGATCACCCTCGGTGACCTGGGCACCCGGGACGGCCTGCTCGGCGGGATCAACGCGGTGATCGTCGGGAACTACCTGACCACGCTCGGTCGACCGGCGACCGAGGATCTCGCGCTGCTGGCCGAGCTGAAGATGCCGGTCAAGGCCCTCTCGGCGACGATCTGA
- a CDS encoding 8-amino-7-oxononanoate synthase: MAGWLEALDRRAELRAKAGLTRRLRPRGPADPVVDLAGNDYLGLARHPAVTAAATTALTGYGLGATGSRLVRGTTEAHEALEAELANWLGTGRALVFSSGYLANLGAVRALVRPRTLLVSDAHNHASLIDGCRLSGAETVVTPHADVAAVEAALAAVPGRPAVVVTESVFSVDGDLAPLRELHAAARRHDALLLVDDAHALGLTGPDGAGAVAAAGLAGEPDVVLTATLSKALGGAGGVVAGPAELIRHLIDTGRTFIFDTAPPPAVAAGVLAAVRLARTDAGPRVELADRAATAARRLAAAGLPVSTPAAAVVSVTAPGPEAAVAWAADCLDRGVAVGCFRPPSTPDARSRLRLTINAGVPRPDFERALDVIVECAP; the protein is encoded by the coding sequence GTGGCGGGTTGGCTGGAGGCGCTGGACCGCCGCGCCGAACTGCGGGCCAAGGCCGGGCTGACCCGGCGGCTGCGCCCACGCGGTCCGGCCGACCCGGTGGTCGACCTGGCCGGCAACGACTACCTGGGCCTCGCCCGGCATCCGGCGGTCACGGCCGCCGCCACCACGGCGCTGACCGGGTACGGCCTGGGCGCGACCGGCTCCCGCCTGGTCCGTGGCACGACCGAGGCGCACGAGGCGCTGGAGGCGGAGCTGGCCAACTGGCTCGGCACCGGCCGGGCGTTGGTCTTCTCCTCCGGGTACCTGGCCAACCTGGGGGCGGTGCGGGCGCTGGTCCGCCCACGCACCCTGCTGGTCTCCGACGCCCACAACCACGCGTCGCTCATCGACGGCTGCCGGCTGTCCGGGGCCGAGACGGTGGTCACCCCGCACGCCGACGTCGCCGCGGTCGAGGCGGCGTTGGCGGCGGTGCCCGGCCGACCGGCGGTGGTGGTCACCGAGTCGGTCTTCTCGGTCGACGGCGACCTGGCGCCGCTGCGTGAGCTGCACGCCGCCGCCCGCCGGCACGACGCCCTGCTGCTCGTCGACGACGCGCACGCGCTCGGGCTCACCGGGCCGGACGGCGCCGGTGCGGTGGCCGCCGCCGGGCTGGCCGGCGAGCCGGACGTGGTGCTCACGGCGACCCTGTCCAAGGCGCTCGGCGGCGCCGGTGGGGTGGTGGCCGGGCCGGCCGAGCTGATCCGGCATCTGATCGACACCGGTCGTACCTTCATCTTCGACACGGCGCCGCCGCCGGCGGTCGCCGCCGGGGTGCTGGCCGCGGTGCGGCTGGCCCGCACCGACGCCGGGCCGCGGGTCGAGCTGGCCGACCGGGCGGCCACCGCCGCCCGCCGGCTGGCCGCTGCCGGCCTGCCGGTGTCGACGCCGGCCGCGGCGGTGGTGTCGGTGACCGCGCCGGGCCCGGAGGCCGCCGTCGCCTGGGCGGCCGACTGCCTGGACCGGGGGGTGGCGGTAGGGTGTTTCCGGCCGCCGTCCACCCCGGACGCCCGGTCCCGGCTCCGGTTGACGATCAACGCCGGAGTGCCCCGGCCCGACTTCGAGCGGGCGCTCGACGTGATTGTGGAGTGTGCGCCGTGA
- the bioD gene encoding dethiobiotin synthase: protein MCAVTEGGWRGPILVTGTDTDVGKTVVTAAITAAAQAAGLRVAVVKPGQTGTDGGGPTDLDVVNQLAAPETSIMLASYPDPLAPLAAARVAALEPLELYAVVDAVRAETDKHDLVLVEGAGGLLVPMGLRPSGEAWTVADLAVSLGAPAVVVTRAGLGTLNHTALTLEALDRRAVPAGVVLGAWPAEPELVHWANLTDLVPNMVGALPDGAGAMETGVFRRSAPGWLTPALHGVLDDWRTWAEEVS, encoded by the coding sequence GTGTGCGCCGTGACCGAGGGTGGCTGGCGGGGCCCGATCCTGGTGACCGGCACCGACACCGACGTCGGCAAGACCGTGGTGACCGCCGCGATCACCGCGGCGGCGCAGGCGGCCGGACTGCGGGTCGCGGTGGTCAAGCCCGGCCAGACCGGTACGGATGGCGGCGGCCCCACCGACCTGGACGTGGTGAACCAGCTCGCGGCGCCGGAAACGTCGATCATGCTGGCCAGCTATCCGGACCCGCTCGCGCCGCTGGCCGCGGCCCGGGTGGCGGCGCTGGAACCCCTTGAGCTGTACGCGGTGGTGGACGCGGTCCGGGCCGAGACCGACAAGCACGACCTGGTGCTGGTCGAGGGGGCCGGCGGCCTGCTGGTGCCGATGGGGCTACGCCCCTCCGGCGAGGCGTGGACGGTGGCCGATCTCGCTGTCTCGCTCGGCGCGCCGGCGGTGGTGGTCACCCGGGCCGGGCTGGGCACCCTCAACCACACCGCGCTGACCCTGGAGGCGCTGGACCGCCGGGCGGTGCCGGCCGGAGTGGTGCTCGGGGCCTGGCCGGCCGAGCCGGAGCTGGTGCACTGGGCGAACCTCACCGACCTGGTCCCGAACATGGTCGGTGCCCTGCCGGACGGGGCCGGCGCCATGGAGACCGGGGTGTTCCGGCGCTCGGCCCCCGGCTGGCTGACCCCGGCACTGCACGGCGTCCTCGACGACTGGCGGACCTGGGCCGAGGAGGTCAGCTGA
- a CDS encoding cytochrome P450: MLFRSWAGPVDRPWPDVATVTDHVGVPHLVVTRHALVRQVLTDPATFRPDNALDAVTPMPVAALRILARHRFRLPPTLANNGGPSHPAIRDVTAAVLHPDRVAAQRDWLTAVVRQRVGRLTARLTHGEPVDLYADLAADLPLLVLARLVELPEAGTATVKEFTRAALELFWAPVDAGRQRRLAHVVGEFHGVLREFAATGDGLAGRLRAAGHPAEVVTGALFFLLVAGQETTSQFLTLLLHRLIGEPAVLDALRAGSVSAAAVVEEGLRLEPPIVTWRRRAARATTLGEVAVPAGASLVLWLARAGRDPAVVAAPDEFRPGQPGSRRHLAFGAGAHRCVGAQLSRLEAAVVVAETAGLLADVRVERAPWCPDNLSFRMPDTLLVRRVG; encoded by the coding sequence GTGCTGTTCCGAAGCTGGGCCGGGCCCGTCGACCGGCCCTGGCCGGACGTCGCGACCGTCACCGACCACGTCGGGGTGCCGCACCTGGTGGTGACCCGGCACGCCCTGGTCCGGCAGGTGCTGACCGACCCGGCGACCTTCCGGCCGGACAACGCGCTCGACGCGGTCACCCCGATGCCGGTCGCCGCGCTGCGGATTCTCGCCCGGCACCGGTTCCGGCTGCCGCCGACCCTGGCCAACAACGGCGGCCCCAGCCACCCGGCGATTCGCGACGTCACCGCCGCCGTCCTGCACCCGGACCGGGTCGCGGCGCAGCGGGACTGGCTGACCGCCGTGGTCCGCCAGCGGGTCGGCCGGCTCACGGCCCGCCTGACCCACGGCGAACCCGTCGACCTGTACGCGGACCTCGCCGCCGATCTGCCGCTGCTGGTCCTGGCCCGGCTGGTCGAGCTGCCCGAGGCGGGTACCGCGACGGTCAAGGAGTTCACCCGGGCCGCCCTGGAACTGTTCTGGGCGCCGGTCGACGCCGGCCGGCAGCGCCGGCTCGCCCACGTCGTCGGCGAGTTCCACGGCGTACTGCGGGAGTTCGCCGCGACCGGCGACGGCCTGGCGGGTCGGCTGCGGGCCGCCGGACACCCCGCCGAGGTGGTCACCGGCGCGCTCTTCTTCCTGCTGGTCGCCGGCCAGGAGACCACCTCGCAGTTCCTGACCCTGCTGCTGCACCGGCTGATCGGCGAGCCGGCGGTGCTCGACGCGCTGCGGGCCGGCTCGGTCTCCGCCGCCGCCGTCGTCGAGGAAGGGCTGCGGCTGGAACCGCCGATCGTCACCTGGCGGCGCCGGGCCGCCCGGGCCACCACCCTCGGCGAGGTGGCCGTGCCGGCGGGCGCCAGCCTGGTGCTCTGGCTGGCCCGGGCCGGCCGGGATCCGGCGGTGGTCGCCGCCCCGGACGAGTTCCGGCCGGGTCAGCCCGGCTCCCGGCGGCACCTGGCCTTCGGGGCGGGCGCGCACCGCTGCGTGGGCGCCCAGCTGTCCCGGCTGGAGGCCGCGGTGGTGGTCGCCGAGACCGCCGGGCTGCTGGCCGACGTCCGGGTCGAACGGGCGCCGTGGTGCCCGGACAACCTGTCGTTCCGGATGCCGGACACCCTACTGGTAAGGCGCGTCGGGTGA
- a CDS encoding 50S ribosomal protein L11 methyltransferase, with translation MSDSSPATTGPRAAAFVRAYARLAPVAHVPELRLHQADEPIGLWELTEGEFRSEQPPPFWAFAWAGGQALARYLLDHPDTVAGRRVLDLATGSGLVALAAARAGAATVRAVDIDPVAVAAVELNAQANGVTVRAERADLLAPAGDGRSPAGDGSPAGDVDVVLAGDVFYSQAMADRMLRFLLGAARAGARVLVGDPDRAFLPRPRFDPLASYQVPVPTALESVRSKHTTVWQLRPPRGAAGTGPGGAATGPGGGPTGPGTAAG, from the coding sequence GTGTCAGACAGCTCCCCCGCCACCACCGGGCCGCGCGCCGCCGCGTTCGTCCGCGCGTACGCCCGCCTGGCGCCGGTCGCCCACGTGCCGGAACTCCGGCTGCACCAGGCCGACGAGCCGATCGGCCTCTGGGAACTGACCGAGGGCGAGTTCCGCAGTGAGCAACCACCGCCGTTCTGGGCCTTCGCCTGGGCCGGTGGGCAGGCACTGGCCCGGTATCTGCTGGACCATCCCGACACGGTCGCGGGCCGCCGGGTTCTCGACCTGGCCACCGGCTCGGGCCTGGTGGCGCTCGCCGCCGCGCGGGCCGGCGCCGCCACCGTCCGGGCGGTCGACATCGACCCGGTCGCGGTCGCCGCGGTCGAACTGAACGCCCAGGCCAACGGCGTGACCGTGCGGGCCGAGCGCGCCGACCTGCTCGCCCCGGCGGGGGACGGACGGTCACCCGCCGGGGACGGGTCGCCGGCCGGAGACGTCGACGTGGTGCTCGCCGGCGACGTCTTTTACAGCCAGGCGATGGCCGACCGGATGCTCAGGTTCCTGCTCGGCGCCGCCCGCGCCGGCGCCCGGGTGCTGGTCGGCGACCCCGACCGGGCGTTTCTGCCCCGCCCCCGGTTCGACCCGCTCGCCAGCTACCAGGTGCCGGTGCCGACCGCCCTGGAGAGCGTACGGAGCAAACACACCACCGTCTGGCAGCTGCGCCCGCCGCGCGGCGCGGCCGGCACCGGACCGGGCGGGGCGGCCACCGGACCGGGCGGGGGGCCCACCGGACCCGGCACGGCCGCTGGATAG
- a CDS encoding Hsp70 family protein — protein MDGSVRLGVDFGTAHTVAVLALPGREPRPLLFDGSPLLPSAVCGDPTGRLLAGRDAVHTGVGAPASFEPYPKRCIDDGTVLLGGTEFAVADLIGAVLHRVAAEAVRVAGATPSEVVLSCPASWAASRRGTLLAAASSALPGARLVAEPVAAASYFVEVAGSRVPAGSTAVVYDFGAGTFDASVVRCGDDGFEVLAEHGLADCGGLDIDAALVGHLGGVLAARDAGLWGRLADPESAADRRARRLLWENVRAAKEMLSRTTTTIVHVPLFDTEELVGREELERLAGPILDRTVEATRSALASAEVAPGQVAAIFLTGGSSRIPAVATLLHRGLGIAPTVVDQPELAVAEGSVRMAPRPRPDGGPAVRPDRPAGDGGAAADGAAPPTEPGAGWPAGPAAAGSPAGAAAEPAGSALPSARLVSVLRSVRRPRVAAVTVLGLAVVSLLAVVNWPRTDQIEPTGGAAATPSVAPSGPSPAASSPAPASGIDPVTGLDRCLVGTWRTTSLQETHEVDSRKVRFTGAVDRILVFRSNNTYKEDFSSGGPTRATASGAKWEIRQAGVAKARYRTGSDGVLLLSKPSVTGTSTWYRNGRRHSSDPLGLDLTPSRFVCFGDSLTIANENWSHELVRVPMAPAPSG, from the coding sequence GTGGACGGGTCGGTGCGCCTCGGGGTCGACTTTGGAACTGCGCACACTGTCGCGGTGCTGGCGCTGCCGGGCCGGGAGCCGCGCCCGTTGCTCTTCGACGGTTCGCCACTGCTGCCGTCGGCGGTCTGCGGCGACCCGACCGGCCGGCTGCTGGCCGGCCGGGACGCGGTGCACACCGGGGTGGGGGCGCCGGCCTCGTTCGAGCCGTACCCGAAACGGTGCATCGACGACGGCACGGTGTTGCTGGGCGGCACCGAGTTCGCGGTGGCGGACCTGATCGGCGCGGTGCTGCACCGGGTGGCGGCGGAGGCGGTCCGGGTGGCCGGTGCCACTCCCTCCGAGGTGGTCCTGAGCTGCCCGGCGAGTTGGGCCGCGAGCCGGCGGGGGACGCTGCTGGCCGCCGCTTCCTCGGCGCTTCCGGGGGCGCGTCTGGTTGCCGAACCGGTCGCCGCGGCGAGCTACTTCGTCGAGGTGGCGGGCAGTCGGGTCCCGGCCGGTTCGACGGCGGTGGTCTACGACTTCGGCGCCGGGACCTTCGACGCGTCGGTGGTGCGGTGCGGCGACGACGGTTTTGAGGTGCTCGCCGAGCACGGTCTCGCCGACTGTGGTGGTCTCGACATCGATGCCGCGCTCGTCGGGCATCTCGGCGGCGTGTTGGCGGCGCGGGACGCCGGGCTGTGGGGTCGGCTCGCCGATCCGGAAAGCGCCGCCGACCGGCGGGCCCGCCGGCTGTTGTGGGAGAACGTCCGGGCGGCCAAGGAAATGCTGTCCCGGACCACCACCACAATTGTCCATGTGCCGCTCTTCGACACCGAGGAGCTGGTCGGGCGGGAGGAGTTGGAGCGGCTCGCCGGCCCGATCCTGGACCGCACCGTCGAGGCGACCCGGTCCGCGCTCGCCTCGGCCGAGGTGGCACCTGGGCAGGTCGCGGCGATCTTCCTGACCGGCGGTTCGAGCCGGATTCCGGCCGTGGCCACCCTGCTGCACCGGGGACTCGGGATCGCCCCGACGGTGGTGGACCAGCCGGAGCTCGCGGTCGCCGAGGGCAGTGTCCGGATGGCGCCACGTCCCCGGCCGGACGGCGGACCGGCGGTTCGGCCGGACCGACCGGCCGGCGACGGCGGGGCGGCGGCGGACGGCGCTGCTCCGCCGACCGAGCCGGGCGCCGGCTGGCCCGCCGGCCCAGCGGCGGCGGGTTCGCCGGCAGGTGCGGCGGCTGAGCCGGCTGGTTCGGCGCTGCCGTCGGCGCGGCTGGTTTCGGTGCTGCGGTCGGTGCGCCGGCCCCGGGTGGCCGCCGTGACGGTGCTGGGGCTCGCGGTGGTGTCGCTGTTGGCGGTGGTCAACTGGCCGAGAACCGACCAGATCGAGCCGACCGGTGGCGCGGCGGCCACCCCGTCCGTCGCCCCGTCCGGGCCGAGCCCGGCCGCGTCGTCGCCGGCCCCGGCGTCCGGGATCGATCCGGTCACCGGCCTGGACCGGTGCCTGGTCGGCACCTGGCGCACGACGTCGCTCCAGGAGACCCATGAGGTGGACAGCCGGAAGGTGCGGTTCACCGGTGCCGTCGACCGGATTCTGGTATTCCGGTCGAACAACACCTACAAGGAGGACTTCAGCTCGGGCGGCCCGACCCGAGCCACCGCCAGCGGAGCGAAGTGGGAGATTCGGCAGGCCGGGGTCGCGAAGGCGCGCTACCGGACCGGCAGCGACGGGGTCCTGTTGCTGTCGAAACCCTCGGTGACCGGTACCAGCACCTGGTACCGCAACGGCCGGCGGCACAGCAGCGACCCACTGGGTCTCGACCTGACCCCGTCCCGCTTCGTCTGTTTCGGCGATTCGCTGACCATCGCGAACGAGAACTGGTCCCACGAACTGGTCCGGGTCCCGATGGCGCCCGCCCCGAGCGGCTGA
- a CDS encoding M20/M25/M40 family metallo-hydrolase — protein sequence MVLTAQPRLRALPAAAARRLVDLRREIETVRLRQHVERLAEPRGRRHAPAAMDRAEAYVARELESADWLVRRRPFTVAGTGIAGANLLAHRPGRVSGRAPDLLVGAHLDTVPGSPGADDNASGVAGLLELARILPAESAGRVRLVVFDEEETGLHGARALATELAAGDRPTAVVVFECVGYTAAAAGSQRLPPAAALAYPGQVRRLRRRGWRGDWTLIAYRNDALRPARLLGSGLAQLGGPDAVVLARDPLDIPFVGPLLRRYLPAAEHFARSDHQPFWDLGIPAIQVTDTADFRNPHYHRPGDIPGTLDYERLADITAATAVALGELVAG from the coding sequence ATGGTGCTGACGGCGCAGCCGCGGCTGCGAGCGCTGCCGGCGGCGGCCGCCCGGCGGCTGGTGGACCTGCGCCGGGAGATCGAGACCGTCCGGCTGCGCCAGCACGTGGAGCGGCTGGCCGAGCCGCGCGGACGCCGGCACGCCCCGGCGGCGATGGACCGCGCCGAGGCGTACGTGGCCAGGGAACTCGAATCGGCTGATTGGCTGGTGCGGAGGCGACCGTTCACCGTCGCCGGCACCGGCATCGCCGGCGCGAACCTGCTCGCCCACCGGCCGGGACGCGTCTCGGGCCGGGCGCCTGACCTGCTCGTCGGTGCCCACCTGGACACCGTGCCGGGCAGTCCGGGTGCGGACGACAACGCCTCCGGGGTGGCCGGCCTGCTGGAGCTGGCCCGGATCCTGCCGGCGGAATCGGCCGGTCGGGTCCGGCTGGTCGTCTTCGACGAGGAGGAGACCGGTCTACACGGCGCGCGGGCACTGGCGACCGAACTGGCCGCCGGGGACCGGCCGACCGCCGTGGTGGTCTTCGAATGTGTCGGCTACACCGCCGCCGCGGCCGGCAGCCAACGGCTACCCCCGGCGGCGGCGCTGGCGTACCCGGGGCAGGTCCGGCGCCTGCGGCGGCGCGGCTGGCGGGGCGACTGGACCCTGATCGCGTACCGCAACGACGCGCTGCGGCCGGCCCGGCTGCTCGGCTCCGGCCTGGCGCAGCTCGGTGGCCCGGACGCGGTGGTGCTCGCCCGCGACCCGCTCGACATCCCGTTCGTCGGCCCGCTGCTGCGCCGCTACCTGCCGGCCGCCGAGCATTTCGCGCGCAGCGACCACCAGCCGTTCTGGGACCTCGGCATCCCCGCCATCCAGGTCACCGACACCGCGGACTTCCGCAACCCGCACTACCACCGGCCGGGCGACATCCCCGGCACACTCGACTACGAGCGGCTCGCCGACATCACCGCCGCCACCGCGGTCGCCCTGGGCGAACTGGTCGCCGGCTGA